A window of the Bacteriovorax sp. PP10 genome harbors these coding sequences:
- a CDS encoding tetratricopeptide repeat protein — MDLKYRIRLKNERVIGPFSTEEIGELLLKGHIVGSEMCQQFPIGDWRPLPLFPNLKSIIEAVKAAQTPKPEVSVEKSSIKKDATLTSSQKKPIEGASGVRTFTEFKFGKDVKIDVNYAELEQKYKDANPDIPYEDGMEKTVLIRRPHNKVEELDKTVVVRAKTEAPRVLKKEFIKPQPVVPQPIVELKEEVPEPSYEEMVNERTEFINLAQALPTINAQLSVSEVELERQAKIEENLEKKRLRELQEIMLREQAIEDGEEESEVEIVEEYDRDKKEFEQKVVIKRKKKGMSIVAVLAFVGIFYFFLQPEEKPKYVGPVYTEIKFPITAPNENAGAANTALAEARNLYSQGTYKKRLAAAGYYLASLQQKFSNSEAMGEIILTYTELLDNTKDKHQAANTLYKYIQLADAKLLIDASAATGTALFYGKIGKYQTGIYIVKNYLRAGNKPTPKMLTYYLSLLMNAGEFVEARSVYEALLKIPKKPFESYYQLSEFNNANDNVAEAKAILEEGLKYYPNNVLLLLSYSELLIKEQAIKKYEETLVKVNSLQAENSPVFQAYYYKQMGYLAAFKNKNKEASELFKRSLAIRESEELRSTLSKLEIGGDKVSQTLILESKVIGLLKKAKSEYKNRNIDTAFQLSIEAVDANPDYIPAVLFQAQLNTDRGFFESAIYSLQKIIGVYQQNNLLKKALTETYIKSYKFEDAERLLSEMAQSKYAVTPEYASLMGQFSEAKKNPIMAIKWYDRALARDPLSDLDMYRMARILVRNKRFPEARNRLSKALLLDPKNVNYHALYSEILYEQDGTDTAIGYLRDIISEIGEDPVLISAIATAYFKSGQIKEFQAAYKKVQNLPKKDEGFYEFLIAAAKLEGRKDEYIQHSRDLLRLNPGNLRVRMDLGELLYDEKRYDEAIMEFTEIKDKLDSYPRVHYQLARVYLAKNDLEKAKAMAQKELELNPNLDAAHFIMGEVYRLAKDYREAVVKYEKAISLNPRSVDALVSMAIIRLGQNYASEALELLSRALKEDLTNPTIHKLMGDAYRAAGQRALAKEKYEDYLKINPVAQDKDLIESLIRNLK; from the coding sequence ATGGATTTAAAGTACCGGATCCGCTTAAAAAACGAGCGGGTCATTGGACCTTTTTCAACTGAAGAAATCGGTGAATTATTACTTAAAGGTCATATCGTTGGTTCAGAAATGTGCCAGCAGTTTCCTATTGGGGATTGGCGACCACTTCCTCTTTTTCCAAATCTAAAATCAATTATCGAAGCCGTTAAAGCAGCTCAAACTCCTAAGCCTGAAGTGTCGGTAGAAAAAAGTTCTATCAAAAAAGACGCTACATTAACCAGTTCACAGAAAAAACCAATTGAAGGGGCCAGTGGAGTCAGAACGTTTACTGAATTCAAATTCGGTAAAGATGTAAAGATCGATGTTAACTACGCCGAGCTTGAACAAAAATATAAAGATGCAAACCCCGACATTCCTTATGAAGATGGAATGGAGAAAACAGTTCTTATCAGAAGACCTCACAACAAAGTTGAAGAGCTGGATAAAACGGTTGTGGTGAGAGCTAAGACCGAAGCACCTAGGGTTCTTAAAAAAGAATTTATCAAACCTCAACCCGTTGTTCCTCAGCCCATCGTAGAATTAAAGGAAGAAGTTCCTGAACCAAGCTACGAAGAAATGGTTAATGAGAGAACTGAGTTTATCAATCTTGCCCAGGCACTACCGACCATCAATGCTCAGCTGAGTGTTTCGGAAGTTGAACTTGAAAGACAGGCCAAGATTGAAGAGAACCTGGAAAAGAAAAGATTGCGCGAGCTTCAAGAGATCATGCTTCGTGAGCAGGCCATTGAAGATGGTGAAGAAGAAAGCGAAGTAGAAATCGTTGAAGAATATGATCGTGATAAAAAAGAGTTCGAACAAAAAGTCGTTATCAAGAGAAAGAAAAAAGGAATGTCGATTGTCGCCGTCCTGGCCTTCGTTGGTATTTTTTACTTTTTTCTTCAGCCCGAAGAAAAACCAAAGTATGTTGGCCCTGTTTATACAGAAATAAAGTTTCCGATTACTGCTCCCAATGAAAATGCAGGTGCTGCCAATACTGCATTAGCAGAGGCCCGCAATTTATACTCACAAGGCACTTACAAAAAGCGTCTGGCCGCTGCTGGATACTATCTTGCTTCACTTCAACAAAAGTTCAGCAACAGTGAAGCTATGGGCGAGATCATTCTGACTTATACTGAACTTTTAGATAACACCAAAGATAAACATCAGGCCGCGAATACGCTCTATAAATATATTCAGCTGGCAGATGCAAAACTTTTAATTGATGCCAGTGCTGCAACTGGAACGGCTTTGTTTTACGGCAAGATCGGGAAATACCAGACAGGTATTTATATCGTGAAGAACTATCTTCGCGCTGGAAATAAACCAACTCCTAAAATGCTGACGTATTATTTATCGTTATTAATGAATGCTGGTGAATTTGTCGAGGCCAGATCTGTTTATGAGGCCCTGCTCAAGATTCCCAAAAAGCCTTTCGAGTCTTATTACCAATTATCAGAATTTAATAATGCCAATGATAATGTAGCTGAAGCTAAAGCAATCCTGGAAGAAGGATTGAAGTATTATCCAAACAATGTGCTTTTACTTCTAAGTTACTCTGAACTTTTAATTAAAGAGCAGGCCATTAAAAAATATGAAGAGACTTTAGTTAAGGTCAATAGTCTTCAAGCAGAGAACTCACCAGTTTTCCAGGCCTATTACTATAAACAAATGGGTTATCTTGCAGCTTTCAAAAACAAAAACAAAGAGGCCAGCGAGTTATTCAAACGCTCACTTGCTATTAGAGAATCGGAAGAATTGCGCTCGACTTTATCAAAGCTTGAAATTGGTGGAGACAAAGTTTCTCAAACACTTATTCTAGAAAGTAAGGTCATCGGTTTACTTAAAAAAGCTAAGTCAGAATATAAAAACAGAAATATCGATACAGCTTTTCAATTATCAATTGAAGCGGTCGATGCAAACCCTGATTATATTCCGGCCGTTTTATTCCAGGCCCAGTTAAATACTGACAGAGGATTTTTTGAATCAGCAATTTACTCACTTCAAAAGATCATTGGTGTTTATCAACAAAACAACTTATTAAAAAAAGCACTTACTGAAACTTATATCAAGTCTTATAAGTTTGAAGATGCTGAAAGACTTCTGAGTGAAATGGCACAATCAAAATACGCCGTGACTCCAGAGTACGCTTCTTTAATGGGACAATTTTCAGAAGCTAAAAAGAATCCAATCATGGCGATTAAGTGGTACGACCGCGCTCTTGCCCGTGACCCTTTAAGTGATCTTGATATGTATAGAATGGCCCGCATTCTGGTGCGCAATAAGCGCTTCCCGGAAGCAAGAAACCGTTTATCAAAAGCACTTCTTCTTGATCCAAAGAATGTGAATTACCATGCACTTTATTCTGAAATTCTTTATGAACAAGATGGAACAGATACAGCGATTGGTTATCTAAGAGATATCATTTCAGAAATCGGAGAAGATCCGGTTTTAATTTCTGCTATTGCAACAGCGTACTTTAAGAGTGGTCAGATTAAAGAATTCCAGGCCGCTTACAAAAAAGTTCAAAACCTTCCAAAGAAGGATGAAGGCTTTTATGAATTCTTAATTGCAGCAGCAAAACTTGAAGGAAGAAAAGACGAATACATTCAGCATAGCCGTGATCTACTAAGACTTAATCCAGGGAACTTAAGAGTCCGCATGGATTTAGGTGAACTTCTTTATGATGAAAAACGTTATGATGAGGCCATCATGGAGTTTACTGAAATCAAAGATAAGCTGGATTCTTATCCGCGAGTTCATTATCAATTAGCGCGCGTTTACCTTGCTAAAAATGATTTAGAAAAGGCCAAGGCCATGGCCCAAAAAGAATTGGAGCTCAATCCAAACCTGGATGCGGCCCACTTTATTATGGGTGAAGTTTATCGTTTAGCTAAAGACTACCGAGAGGCCGTTGTTAAGTACGAGAAGGCCATCAGTTTAAACCCAAGATCAGTGGACGCACTGGTTTCTATGGCCATTATTAGGCTTGGTCAGAACTACGCCAGCGAAGCTTTGGAGCTTCTATCCCGTGCACTTAAAGAAGATTTGACTAATCCTACCATCCACAAATTGATGGGAGACGCCTATCGTGCAGCAGGACAAAGGGCCCTAGCTAAGGAAAAATACGAAGATTATTTAAAAATCAATCCCGTTGCCCAGGATAAAGACCTAATTGAATCTTTAATTCGCAACCTGAAATAA
- a CDS encoding RNA recognition motif domain-containing protein encodes MGRKLYVGNLPYTTNDAILRQKFEEVGTVDSSKVITDRETGRSKGFGFIEMSTDEEAEDAISKFHGSEFEGRPMTVSEAKPMTPNDSRGGGSRGGFGGGRDGGGSRNRY; translated from the coding sequence ATGGGTAGAAAACTTTATGTAGGAAATCTTCCTTACACAACTAACGATGCTATTCTTAGACAAAAGTTCGAAGAAGTAGGAACTGTTGATTCGTCAAAAGTTATTACTGATCGCGAAACTGGTAGATCTAAAGGTTTCGGATTCATCGAAATGTCGACTGATGAAGAAGCAGAAGATGCTATCTCTAAGTTCCACGGTTCAGAATTCGAAGGTCGTCCAATGACTGTTTCTGAAGCGAAGCCAATGACTCCAAACGATTCTCGCGGTGGCGGATCTCGTGGTGGTTTCGGTGGTGGAAGAGACGGTGGTGGTTCACGTAACCGTTACTAA
- a CDS encoding complex I subunit 4 family protein: MDQLFLVKFLIPLLWAIGFIFAPKNNEKAIKLYALIGSVVTLAYSIKMFVDLPDTSVLTTLYKFDMPLFFNLSYTFAMDGLSGLLLLLNAFLMLVVVVATWDIKTDKLRLYYFLIFTLTWAVSGSLLSTSLYGFYVFWEAMLIPLFVLVGVFGGENRRYASFKFFMMTAAGSILMLASMCYMSALAYKFNGSYDLNYEIIKTLSLKYDGFLSPQSLIFWSFSIAFFLKVPVFPFHSWLPEAHVEAPTAGSIILAGILLKLGIYGLLRFVIPLFPEAVDANRDIVLWLGAIGIIYGALTAWVQKDIKKLVAFSSISHMGYIVMGIFSQNPFAVKGAIFQMIAHGISTPGLFIGVHYLYSRTHTKKMDMYGGIAAVMPRFAILFFIITAGSMAVPMTCGFVGEFMIIMGTYQVNPIVAMVAASGIILSPIYLLKMYHLTALGEMKHEENKSLKDLSLLEATPMIVLSIFTIVLGLYPKLVTSLYDGTINFFVNKG; this comes from the coding sequence ATGGATCAATTATTTCTAGTTAAGTTTTTAATACCTCTCTTGTGGGCGATCGGATTTATCTTCGCTCCAAAGAATAATGAAAAAGCTATTAAACTGTATGCCTTAATCGGCTCAGTGGTAACACTTGCGTACTCAATCAAAATGTTTGTTGATCTGCCGGACACGTCAGTTCTAACGACACTTTATAAATTTGATATGCCATTGTTCTTCAACCTTTCATACACATTTGCTATGGACGGGTTAAGTGGACTTCTACTTCTTCTAAATGCATTCCTTATGCTGGTAGTTGTTGTGGCAACTTGGGATATCAAGACGGATAAACTTCGTCTTTATTACTTCCTGATTTTCACACTAACTTGGGCAGTAAGTGGATCTCTACTTTCAACTTCACTTTATGGATTCTACGTTTTCTGGGAAGCAATGCTTATCCCTCTATTTGTTCTTGTTGGTGTATTTGGTGGAGAAAACCGTCGCTATGCAAGTTTCAAGTTCTTCATGATGACGGCTGCGGGATCTATCCTGATGCTGGCTTCAATGTGTTACATGTCAGCTCTTGCTTATAAGTTCAACGGATCTTACGACCTGAACTACGAAATTATTAAAACTCTAAGCTTAAAGTACGATGGATTCTTATCTCCTCAGTCTTTAATCTTCTGGTCTTTCTCAATCGCTTTCTTCTTAAAAGTTCCAGTGTTTCCATTTCACTCATGGTTACCAGAGGCCCACGTTGAAGCACCTACTGCCGGATCTATCATCCTTGCAGGTATTTTATTAAAACTTGGTATCTACGGTCTTCTTCGTTTTGTTATCCCACTTTTCCCGGAAGCAGTTGATGCTAACCGTGACATCGTTTTATGGTTGGGAGCAATCGGGATTATTTACGGAGCATTAACGGCATGGGTACAAAAAGATATTAAGAAGCTGGTTGCTTTCTCTTCTATCTCTCACATGGGTTACATCGTGATGGGGATTTTCTCGCAAAACCCATTTGCTGTAAAAGGTGCGATTTTCCAAATGATCGCTCACGGTATTTCAACTCCAGGTCTCTTCATTGGAGTTCATTACCTTTACTCAAGAACACATACTAAGAAGATGGACATGTACGGTGGTATCGCTGCTGTTATGCCACGCTTTGCAATCTTATTCTTCATTATCACTGCAGGATCAATGGCCGTTCCAATGACTTGTGGATTCGTAGGTGAATTCATGATCATCATGGGAACTTACCAAGTGAATCCAATTGTAGCGATGGTAGCTGCTTCAGGGATCATCCTGTCGCCGATCTATCTATTAAAGATGTATCACTTAACGGCACTTGGTGAAATGAAACACGAAGAAAACAAATCTCTAAAAGATTTAAGTCTTCTTGAAGCAACACCAATGATCGTTCTTTCGATTTTCACGATTGTTTTAGGTCTTTACCCGAAACTAGTGACTTCTCTATATGATGGGACAATTAATTTCTTCGTGAATAAAGGTTAA
- a CDS encoding DEAD/DEAH box helicase, with the protein MKKDLPKTFAELKLMDPLKLALEEAGYTHPTPIQAEAIPSLLDGKDLLGCAQTGTGKTAAFALPILHRLVQANKKASPRHARVLVLTPTRELAIQVHESFATYGKNLKLKYAVVFGGVGQTPQVRAVSHGVDVLVATPGRLMDLIEQGYIKLGELEVFVLDEADRMLDMGFIHDIKKVLKLLPAKRHNLFFSATMPPVIEKLANSILVNPVRVEVTPVSSTAELISQSVMFVDRENKRALLNHILASDAFTRVIVFSRTKHGANKISEFLEKNGIISEAIHGNKSQSARQRALDNFKSGATRVLIATDIAARGIDVDNISHVINYDLPNESESYVHRIGRTARAGTSGIAISFCDAEEKAFLKDIEKLIGKSIPVISEQPYHSEKVVEARLMSSSKAKALIDGEDKKPRNPHARRPARGGRPSSGKAPAGRHNDRGPQASKKR; encoded by the coding sequence ATGAAGAAAGACCTCCCAAAAACATTCGCTGAACTAAAACTTATGGACCCTTTAAAGCTTGCACTTGAGGAAGCTGGATATACACATCCAACTCCAATTCAGGCCGAAGCTATTCCAAGTCTTCTCGATGGAAAAGATTTATTAGGGTGTGCTCAAACAGGTACAGGTAAAACTGCGGCCTTCGCACTTCCAATTCTTCACCGTCTAGTTCAAGCAAACAAAAAAGCATCTCCAAGACACGCACGCGTTTTAGTTTTAACTCCAACACGTGAGTTAGCGATTCAGGTTCATGAAAGTTTCGCGACATATGGAAAAAATCTTAAACTTAAATACGCTGTCGTTTTCGGCGGTGTTGGTCAGACTCCTCAAGTTAGAGCTGTGTCTCACGGAGTAGATGTTCTTGTAGCAACTCCAGGGCGTCTAATGGATTTAATCGAACAAGGTTATATCAAATTAGGTGAGCTTGAAGTTTTCGTTTTAGATGAAGCCGACAGAATGTTAGATATGGGATTCATTCACGACATTAAAAAAGTCCTGAAGCTTCTTCCTGCAAAAAGACACAACCTTTTCTTCTCAGCGACAATGCCTCCGGTAATTGAAAAACTTGCTAACTCAATCCTGGTTAACCCAGTTAGAGTTGAAGTCACTCCGGTTTCATCGACAGCTGAATTAATCTCTCAATCTGTTATGTTCGTAGACCGCGAAAATAAACGCGCTCTACTTAATCATATTCTTGCTAGTGACGCTTTCACACGTGTCATCGTTTTCTCTCGTACAAAACACGGAGCAAACAAGATTTCTGAATTCCTGGAAAAAAACGGAATTATTTCTGAAGCTATCCACGGAAACAAATCTCAATCAGCAAGACAACGTGCTCTTGATAACTTCAAGTCAGGTGCAACTCGCGTTTTAATTGCTACTGATATTGCAGCAAGAGGAATCGACGTTGATAACATCTCTCACGTAATCAACTACGACCTTCCAAACGAAAGCGAAAGTTATGTTCACCGTATCGGTAGAACGGCCAGAGCTGGAACAAGTGGTATTGCCATTTCATTCTGTGATGCTGAAGAAAAAGCATTTTTAAAAGACATTGAAAAACTAATTGGAAAATCTATTCCAGTTATTAGTGAACAACCATACCATTCTGAAAAAGTTGTTGAAGCAAGACTGATGTCATCTTCTAAAGCAAAAGCTTTAATCGATGGCGAAGATAAGAAGCCTCGCAATCCACATGCACGCAGACCAGCAAGAGGTGGACGCCCATCTTCAGGGAAAGCTCCTGCAGGTAGACACAACGATAGAGGCCCTCAAGCAAGCAAAAAAAGATAA
- a CDS encoding response regulator transcription factor, producing MNHNAKILLIDDDVDLHRIVKLSLTPPIELDCAISAEVALELLKKKTYDILIIDINLDETTGFKLMDYLKQNNIAVDATKIMLTGSRKIEDEVFSHKILVDDFIQKPIRPLVFEAMIDKHLKKRGNADVWSRGRLMIDVNTMKVTGKNKDTNEKVDIDLTPKEFKILVKLVRHPGTIFSREQIFEDIWRNEDESYLRSVDTHISGLRKKIVDYGVNLTSVRSVGYKIELY from the coding sequence ATGAATCACAATGCAAAAATCCTACTTATCGATGACGATGTTGATCTACACAGGATTGTAAAACTATCGCTTACTCCTCCTATTGAACTTGATTGCGCAATCAGTGCAGAAGTGGCGTTGGAACTTCTTAAAAAGAAAACATACGACATTTTGATTATTGATATCAATCTTGATGAAACAACTGGTTTCAAACTGATGGATTATTTAAAGCAAAATAACATCGCAGTTGATGCAACAAAAATCATGCTTACAGGAAGTCGCAAGATTGAAGATGAAGTTTTCAGTCATAAAATTCTTGTAGATGATTTTATTCAAAAGCCAATTCGTCCTCTTGTTTTTGAGGCCATGATCGATAAGCATTTAAAGAAAAGAGGAAACGCTGATGTCTGGTCACGCGGTCGCTTGATGATTGATGTGAACACGATGAAAGTAACGGGAAAAAATAAAGACACGAATGAAAAAGTCGATATTGACCTGACTCCAAAAGAATTTAAAATCCTTGTGAAACTTGTTCGTCATCCAGGAACAATTTTTTCACGTGAACAAATCTTTGAAGACATCTGGAGAAACGAAGATGAGAGTTATCTACGTTCGGTAGACACTCATATTAGTGGACTAAGAAAGAAGATTGTTGATTATGGTGTGAACCTTACATCCGTGCGAAGCGTTGGGTACAAGATCGAACTATATTAG
- a CDS encoding NADH-quinone oxidoreductase subunit N produces the protein MENLNFVQNVLIFLALNAVGLLTLNVKNVGKYISFGATLLAALVFFGMLFSQEVFTLSELFSLEGNKILLLKIVSIMNVFMILINGYHSLEKVKNSILMSYMFMGGVFLLGANDLMTFYVALETVALVGYALVATSDLENSREAAVKYLIQGSIISAIFLLGVAFYLGATNGLTLVGATVVNQEFYAIALGIFILTACFKLGAFPFHAWIADVYSNVTRGNLATNFFISKIIIGFKFITLLQLLLLECDPHFQDILIRIVQVIAVMSAFYGNIMAVVQGQFKRVIAYSSVAHTGYMLMMICLNPDEAYEKQLIAYLVVYSLTATGIILILNQFAELNKNRDGRDILKAGFYRNKGLSVMLVIFVLSLAGIPLTSGFAMKYMLFTNFFREGFTIEATSIFISTIIGFAYYIRFVSDLFTEDESKMSLPTIKTRFSESLVHVIILVSIFTIGIAPSLFLGLK, from the coding sequence ATGGAAAACTTAAATTTCGTTCAAAACGTTTTAATATTTTTGGCATTGAATGCTGTGGGGTTATTAACCCTGAATGTGAAAAACGTCGGAAAATATATTTCTTTCGGGGCCACTCTTCTGGCGGCACTTGTATTCTTCGGAATGCTTTTCTCTCAAGAAGTTTTCACTCTAAGTGAGCTTTTTAGTTTAGAAGGAAATAAGATCCTGCTTCTAAAGATCGTTTCAATCATGAACGTCTTTATGATCCTGATCAACGGTTACCATTCACTGGAAAAAGTTAAGAACTCAATCCTTATGTCTTATATGTTCATGGGAGGGGTTTTCCTTCTAGGTGCTAACGACCTAATGACTTTCTACGTAGCTCTTGAAACAGTTGCTCTTGTTGGATACGCACTGGTTGCCACTTCTGATTTAGAAAACTCTCGCGAAGCTGCAGTAAAATACCTTATCCAAGGTTCAATCATCTCAGCTATCTTTTTACTAGGTGTAGCTTTTTACTTAGGAGCAACAAACGGATTAACTCTTGTTGGTGCGACTGTTGTTAACCAGGAATTCTACGCAATCGCTCTTGGGATCTTTATCTTAACAGCTTGCTTTAAACTTGGTGCTTTCCCATTCCACGCTTGGATTGCTGACGTTTACTCAAATGTAACTCGCGGTAACCTTGCTACGAACTTTTTCATTTCAAAAATCATTATCGGATTTAAGTTCATCACACTTCTTCAGTTACTTCTTTTAGAATGTGATCCTCACTTCCAGGATATTTTAATCAGAATCGTTCAAGTTATTGCTGTTATGTCTGCTTTCTACGGAAACATCATGGCCGTGGTACAAGGACAATTCAAAAGAGTTATCGCTTACTCATCAGTGGCACACACTGGTTATATGCTAATGATGATTTGTTTAAACCCAGACGAAGCTTACGAAAAACAACTGATCGCTTATTTAGTTGTCTACTCGTTAACAGCGACTGGAATTATCTTAATACTTAACCAATTTGCTGAACTAAACAAAAACAGAGATGGCCGCGATATCCTGAAAGCAGGATTTTACCGCAATAAAGGTCTATCAGTTATGTTGGTTATCTTCGTTCTAAGCTTAGCAGGTATCCCGCTGACTTCAGGTTTTGCTATGAAGTACATGTTATTTACCAACTTCTTTAGAGAAGGCTTCACTATTGAAGCGACTTCGATCTTCATCAGTACAATTATCGGATTTGCTTACTATATTCGTTTTGTTAGTGACCTGTTCACAGAAGACGAGTCTAAGATGAGTTTGCCTACTATCAAAACTCGTTTTAGCGAATCGCTAGTTCATGTTATTATATTAGTGTCTATCTTCACGATCGGAATTGCTCCGTCACTCTTTTTAGGGCTGAAGTAG
- a CDS encoding Bax inhibitor-1/YccA family membrane protein gives MIPNENESSIALTQVKNKTLLLLFISFITAFAYWKILAVNIVGDEIANGMGIPSILSPFLLGGLYMLKDRVRVMPIALAMSVCAGIFLGSMSGVLERGVPGLVSQAILATFITTLSVVYLYKNKYIKVNNKFLQFTVFIFNTILWILTADFILSIIVLDWRSLINGASTSVIVVNVLVMLLGYLVFSIDLNIIDQKIDSHHLSEDQSWRFAIDLLLDIAWIYLAILFLIARFRGKKD, from the coding sequence ATGATTCCCAATGAAAACGAAAGCAGTATTGCTTTAACCCAAGTTAAAAATAAAACACTTCTCCTACTTTTCATAAGTTTCATAACAGCATTCGCCTATTGGAAAATTCTGGCTGTAAATATCGTTGGTGACGAAATCGCCAATGGCATGGGCATACCATCAATCCTGAGTCCATTTCTCTTGGGTGGATTATATATGCTGAAGGATCGTGTAAGGGTTATGCCAATAGCACTGGCGATGTCAGTCTGTGCAGGTATCTTTTTAGGATCGATGTCAGGTGTTTTAGAAAGAGGAGTTCCTGGTTTAGTTAGTCAGGCGATTCTTGCAACTTTCATAACGACTCTCTCAGTGGTCTATCTTTATAAAAATAAATACATCAAAGTGAATAATAAATTCCTGCAATTTACAGTTTTTATTTTCAATACAATATTGTGGATTCTCACGGCTGATTTTATTTTAAGTATTATTGTATTAGATTGGCGCTCACTTATAAATGGCGCGAGTACGTCAGTTATCGTCGTTAATGTTTTAGTGATGCTTTTGGGATACTTAGTTTTCTCAATTGACTTAAATATTATTGATCAAAAAATTGACTCTCATCATTTATCGGAAGATCAGTCATGGCGTTTTGCCATTGATCTTCTGCTTGATATTGCCTGGATATATCTGGCCATTCTTTTTTTAATCGCGCGCTTCCGTGGGAAAAAAGACTAA
- a CDS encoding CPXCG motif-containing cysteine-rich protein: MEITCHFCFEKINLELFIEEGEKQDFIMDCEVCCHPLHITAEWNEEEEEFEVEVDAG, encoded by the coding sequence ATGGAAATCACATGTCACTTTTGTTTCGAAAAAATTAACTTAGAACTCTTTATTGAAGAAGGCGAAAAGCAAGACTTCATCATGGACTGCGAAGTGTGCTGTCATCCGCTGCACATTACTGCTGAATGGAATGAGGAAGAAGAAGAGTTTGAAGTGGAAGTTGATGCTGGGTAA
- a CDS encoding RNA recognition motif domain-containing protein produces the protein MSQKIYVGNLSNNVANEMLAEQFAKYGIVYSAKVITDRETHRSMGFAFVEMASSEEAEKAIMSLNGSVIDGRLINVTEAKKPLLH, from the coding sequence ATGTCACAAAAAATTTATGTAGGTAATCTTTCAAATAATGTCGCTAATGAAATGTTAGCGGAGCAATTTGCGAAATATGGAATTGTGTATTCAGCGAAAGTTATAACAGATAGAGAAACTCATCGTTCAATGGGATTTGCTTTTGTAGAGATGGCCTCATCAGAGGAGGCTGAGAAAGCGATCATGAGTCTTAATGGTTCTGTTATAGATGGACGCTTGATTAACGTCACAGAGGCCAAAAAGCCGCTCTTACACTAA